One stretch of Rhizobium rhizoryzae DNA includes these proteins:
- a CDS encoding multidrug effflux MFS transporter — protein MGKAEFIGMMAMLMALNALAIDIMLPALQEIGADLKVEDVNERQFIVSSYLFGFGFAQLVYGPISDRFGRRAPMIFGLAVYIICSLMIVIVPSFGMLLLLRFIQGAGAASTRVITVSIVRDVFGGRAMAEVMSLIMMVFMIVPIIAPGTGQVIMLGGNWHMIFLFIAIMAAAIMAWMMMRLPETLAKEDIRPLTLNSILGGFRIVLTNRVALCYTISATFIFGALFGFINSAQQIYVGIYGLGPWFPVAFAAVAAFMSLASFINARLVGRFGMRKLSHGSLLGFILVTFVWLTVQLLSTEPMPFLLFLGFFALAMFQFGWIGANFNSLAMEPLGHVAGTASSVLGFMSTIGGAAIGAVIGQAFNGTALPMVAGFFSVSIIGLIFVLIAEKGKLFQQHNPRV, from the coding sequence ATGGGCAAGGCGGAGTTCATTGGCATGATGGCAATGCTGATGGCATTGAACGCCTTGGCCATCGACATCATGCTTCCTGCTCTTCAGGAAATCGGTGCCGACCTCAAGGTCGAAGACGTGAATGAGCGGCAGTTCATCGTGTCCTCCTACCTCTTCGGCTTCGGTTTTGCCCAGTTGGTCTACGGACCAATTTCCGATCGCTTCGGACGACGTGCACCGATGATCTTCGGTCTTGCGGTCTATATTATCTGCTCGCTAATGATCGTGATCGTCCCCTCATTCGGCATGCTCCTGCTCCTGCGGTTCATTCAGGGTGCCGGAGCGGCCTCGACTCGCGTCATCACTGTCTCTATCGTCCGTGACGTGTTCGGTGGTCGTGCCATGGCCGAGGTCATGTCACTCATCATGATGGTCTTCATGATTGTACCCATCATCGCACCGGGCACGGGACAGGTCATCATGCTGGGCGGCAACTGGCATATGATCTTCCTTTTCATCGCCATCATGGCCGCCGCGATCATGGCGTGGATGATGATGCGCCTACCGGAAACACTGGCGAAAGAGGACATCCGTCCACTGACGCTCAATTCGATCCTCGGCGGATTCCGCATCGTTCTGACGAACCGCGTCGCGCTGTGCTACACGATCTCTGCGACATTCATCTTCGGGGCGCTTTTCGGGTTCATCAATTCAGCGCAGCAGATCTATGTCGGGATATACGGGTTGGGACCATGGTTTCCAGTCGCCTTCGCAGCGGTGGCAGCCTTCATGTCTCTGGCTTCATTCATCAACGCCCGGCTCGTGGGTCGTTTCGGAATGCGCAAGCTGTCACACGGCTCTCTTCTCGGGTTCATTCTGGTGACGTTCGTCTGGCTGACAGTTCAACTGCTCAGCACGGAACCGATGCCATTCCTGCTGTTCCTGGGTTTCTTCGCGCTGGCCATGTTCCAGTTCGGCTGGATCGGAGCAAACTTCAACTCACTGGCCATGGAACCACTCGGACATGTCGCCGGAACAGCATCGTCTGTCCTCGGCTTCATGAGCACGATCGGAGGTGCCGCCATCGGCGCAGTGATCGGACAAGCGTTTAACGGAACAGCCCTTCCCATGGTCGCGGGCTTCTTCAGCGTTTCGATCATTGGATTGATCTTTGTGCTGATCGCGGAGAAGGGGAAGCTCTTCCAGCAGCACAATCCACGCGTTTGA
- the grxD gene encoding Grx4 family monothiol glutaredoxin translates to MSGIHELIDSEVKSNDVVLFMKGTPQFPQCGFSGQVVQILDYLGVDYKGVNVLADAEIRQGIKDYSNWPTIPQLYIKGEFVGGCDIVREMFQSGELQTHFQDQGIAVRGAA, encoded by the coding sequence ATGAGCGGTATTCATGAGCTGATCGACAGCGAAGTGAAGAGCAACGATGTCGTGCTTTTCATGAAGGGAACACCTCAGTTCCCGCAATGTGGTTTCTCTGGCCAGGTCGTACAGATTCTCGATTACCTCGGCGTGGATTACAAAGGCGTCAACGTTCTTGCCGACGCAGAAATCCGCCAGGGTATCAAGGACTATTCAAACTGGCCGACCATTCCCCAGCTCTACATCAAGGGCGAATTCGTAGGCGGCTGCGATATTGTGCGCGAGATGTTCCAGTCTGGCGAACTGCAGACCCATTTCCAGGATCAGGGCATCGCCGTACGCGGCGCGGCCTAA
- a CDS encoding inositol monophosphatase family protein has translation MPVDVIVLADVLRQAAKSEIVPRFRRLEAHDVRRKSEPSDLVTEADEQAERFIKAEVERLAPQALFIGEETVASDPDLLGKLKDAELAVIVDPVDGTFNFASGIPAFGVMASVVYKGEAVAGIIYDPMSDDWVMAEKGGGAFARRPDGQSARLAVAEAKPLDQMYGMASGAYFFDEERLRVLTNLAKVRFFASYRCSAQEYRTIASGHVDFVIYNKLMPWDHVAGSLIVQEAGGHVAKFDGSPYRPSEFTGGLLAATSKDSWEILRREIIG, from the coding sequence ATGCCCGTTGATGTTATTGTACTTGCGGATGTTCTGAGACAGGCCGCAAAAAGCGAAATCGTGCCTCGTTTCCGGCGCCTGGAGGCCCATGACGTGCGTCGGAAATCGGAGCCTTCGGATCTGGTGACCGAGGCTGATGAACAGGCAGAGCGCTTCATCAAGGCGGAGGTCGAGCGTCTGGCACCGCAGGCGCTTTTTATTGGCGAGGAAACTGTTGCGTCAGACCCGGATCTATTGGGGAAGCTGAAGGATGCAGAACTCGCGGTCATCGTCGATCCGGTAGATGGCACTTTCAATTTCGCCAGCGGCATTCCGGCGTTCGGCGTCATGGCGTCGGTTGTCTACAAAGGTGAGGCCGTGGCCGGGATCATTTATGATCCGATGAGTGATGACTGGGTCATGGCCGAGAAGGGAGGCGGTGCTTTCGCTCGCAGGCCGGATGGGCAGTCAGCGCGTCTTGCCGTCGCAGAGGCCAAGCCGCTTGACCAGATGTATGGGATGGCATCGGGCGCCTATTTCTTTGATGAGGAGCGTTTACGCGTCCTCACCAACCTTGCGAAGGTCCGCTTCTTTGCCAGTTACCGGTGCTCCGCGCAGGAGTACAGAACGATCGCAAGCGGCCATGTTGACTTTGTGATCTACAATAAGCTGATGCCGTGGGATCATGTGGCCGGTTCACTGATCGTGCAGGAAGCGGGAGGGCATGTCGCAAAATTCGATGGCTCGCCCTACAGACCGTCGGAATTTACGGGCGGTCTGCTTGCGGCAACCAGCAAGGACAGCTGGGAGATCCTGCGCCGCGAAATCATTGGCTGA
- a CDS encoding BolA/IbaG family iron-sulfur metabolism protein: MPMRPGEIEDMIKAGIPGAKVTIRDLAGDGDHYAAEVVAEAFRGKSRVQQHQMVYEALRGNMGGVLHALALQTSAPD; encoded by the coding sequence ATGCCGATGCGTCCCGGTGAAATTGAAGACATGATCAAGGCAGGGATTCCGGGTGCCAAAGTCACAATCCGGGATCTGGCAGGCGACGGGGACCATTACGCAGCCGAGGTTGTTGCAGAAGCATTTCGAGGCAAAAGCCGGGTCCAGCAGCATCAAATGGTCTATGAGGCCTTGAGGGGCAATATGGGCGGCGTTTTGCACGCGCTGGCCTTGCAAACATCAGCTCCAGACTGA
- the ttcA gene encoding tRNA 2-thiocytidine(32) synthetase TtcA, which produces MEKSVTLAAPIEDMDDAADVENSFPNDLYAHAPQTTAFNKLRKRLLRQVRQAIEDFNMLGSQKRWLIGLSGGKDSYSLLALLMDLKWRGLLPVDLIACNLDQGQPNFPKHVLPDYLKGINVPHRIEYRDTYSVVKEKVPEGATYCSLCSRLRRGNLYRIAREESCDALVLGHHRDDILETFFMNLFHGGRLAAMPAKLLNDEGDLFVLRPLAYCAEEDLAKFAALMQFPIIPCDLCGSQDGLQRNAMKQMLSTMELQMPGRKDRMLRALSHVNPSHLLDPNLFDFAGLTPSPKS; this is translated from the coding sequence ATGGAGAAAAGCGTGACGCTGGCAGCGCCGATTGAAGATATGGACGACGCGGCTGACGTTGAGAATTCTTTTCCCAACGATCTCTATGCGCATGCTCCACAGACAACAGCGTTTAACAAGCTGAGAAAGCGGCTTCTGCGGCAGGTCCGTCAGGCGATTGAAGATTTCAATATGCTTGGCTCGCAGAAGCGGTGGCTGATCGGCCTTTCAGGCGGCAAGGATTCCTATTCATTGCTGGCGCTGCTGATGGATCTCAAATGGCGCGGCTTGCTGCCGGTCGATCTCATCGCCTGCAACCTCGACCAAGGTCAGCCGAATTTTCCAAAGCATGTCCTGCCGGATTATCTCAAGGGTATCAACGTCCCGCATCGGATCGAGTATCGCGATACCTATTCCGTCGTGAAGGAAAAGGTGCCAGAGGGCGCAACCTATTGCTCGCTCTGTTCCAGGCTGCGGCGCGGCAATCTGTATCGTATTGCCCGCGAGGAGAGCTGCGACGCGCTGGTTCTGGGTCATCACCGGGATGATATTCTCGAAACCTTCTTCATGAACCTCTTTCACGGCGGACGCCTGGCGGCGATGCCGGCGAAGCTGTTGAATGACGAGGGCGATCTGTTCGTGTTACGGCCGCTTGCCTACTGCGCGGAAGAAGATCTGGCCAAGTTTGCAGCGCTGATGCAGTTTCCCATTATTCCGTGTGATCTCTGCGGTTCCCAGGATGGGCTACAGCGCAATGCCATGAAGCAGATGCTATCGACCATGGAACTGCAGATGCCCGGTCGCAAGGACCGGATGCTGCGGGCGCTTTCCCATGTCAATCCTTCCCATTTGCTGGACCCGAACCTGTTCGACTTTGCGGGTCTGACGCCTTCCCCCAAGAGTTGA